The proteins below come from a single Methanospirillum lacunae genomic window:
- a CDS encoding DUF2206 domain-containing protein, with product MSQMTFLISSAQSRTVIAILFFGLSLMVLCSKEIEYSKIKLLIIIFSIIIIFSHYSTSYIHLVLYVGVALLSYFIKNNQKYHSPITIATILFLFTFMYFWFSIITKGAFNGAISVLNNVFIIDTFLSENTRAPELVQLLGKNLQDPIISGLNLIIQWLVLICIYTGILILFLFLIKKQIVPKFFFDRLPDFNYSAFYREFIILGFCCGIILAIVVILPNISKSFDIARTFTILSVITSCFFVIGAIFYSNLFREILIYNKILTPKYFVSVIIVFIVTLNFLFNAGIPHQLVGHRDTIIFNSEGEYYNQTIVHDQDHYGSIWLKSKMDNNNGITTDQMGKIILMSQALINQTTQFSELLVNSNQQNYIFFTHYMTNNKKFLNQWRESYQDIKTYDRIIEMNNKIYSTKSTEIWFKTM from the coding sequence ATGAGTCAAATGACTTTTCTAATATCTAGTGCACAGTCTAGAACAGTAATCGCAATATTATTTTTTGGTTTATCATTAATGGTTTTGTGTTCAAAAGAGATTGAGTATTCTAAAATAAAATTACTAATTATAATATTTTCAATTATAATAATTTTTTCACATTATTCAACCTCATATATTCATTTAGTACTGTATGTTGGAGTAGCTTTACTCTCTTATTTTATAAAAAATAATCAAAAATATCATAGCCCAATTACCATAGCAACCATCCTTTTCTTATTTACTTTTATGTATTTTTGGTTTTCCATTATAACTAAAGGAGCTTTCAATGGTGCGATATCAGTATTAAATAATGTTTTTATTATCGATACATTCTTAAGTGAAAATACGAGAGCTCCAGAACTTGTTCAATTACTCGGAAAAAATCTTCAAGATCCAATTATCAGTGGACTAAATTTAATTATTCAGTGGTTAGTCTTAATATGTATCTATACAGGGATATTAATTTTATTTTTATTTTTAATAAAAAAGCAAATCGTACCAAAATTTTTTTTTGACAGACTACCTGATTTTAATTACTCTGCATTTTATCGAGAATTTATAATACTAGGTTTTTGTTGTGGGATCATTCTAGCGATTGTAGTGATTCTTCCAAATATTAGTAAATCATTCGATATTGCACGAACATTTACAATCTTAAGTGTCATTACATCGTGTTTCTTTGTTATCGGTGCAATTTTTTATTCAAATTTGTTCAGAGAAATTCTTATTTATAATAAAATTCTTACTCCAAAATATTTTGTTTCTGTAATTATTGTTTTCATTGTAACCTTAAATTTTTTGTTTAATGCAGGAATACCTCATCAACTTGTTGGACATCGCGATACCATCATATTTAATTCAGAAGGTGAATACTACAATCAAACGATTGTTCATGATCAAGATCATTATGGCTCAATTTGGTTAAAATCAAAAATGGATAACAATAATGGAATTACTACTGATCAAATGGGGAAAATTATATTGATGAGCCAAGCACTAATTAATCAAACAACCCAATTTTCGGAATTACTAGTCAATAGTAATCAACAAAATTATATTTTTTTTACACATTATATGACAAATAATAAAAAATTTTTAAATCAATGGAGAGAATCTTATCAAGATATTAAAACCTATGACCGGATTATTGAAATGAATAATAAAATTTATTCAACTAAATCTACTGAAATTTGGTTTAAAACGATGTAA